GGCAGACCATTTGCCACTATTGAGGCAAACTGCTTCAGCGTTTAGAGGCGAAATACTCTCCTGGGCTATAGCTTTGTGAGCGTATAGTGCAAGCATCATCTGCACTACAGGTGCATTTGAGCTTGAAGTACTTGACGGATGGGCGGTCAGCGCTACGAAATCTTTAGGGATGGCTGTAGCCCGTGCCACTCAGCATTCTAAGAACCGAGGGTCCATGCAAATCTCATCTCCCCTGTCCGATACCGATCTGGCCAATGCCTGGGCCGAGCTGCACAACCAGGCCCATAACGGCAAAGAGCTGGAACCTCAATCCAACCGCCTTGCATTCGCCGATCCGGAGTTCATGTTCCGCCGTGAAACGCGTGGCATCCGCATGCAGCTGGAAATGCTCAAGCCCGATCTGACCCAGATCGAGCGCGGCATCGAGCACACGGTGGTGGTCTACGGCAGCGCGCGCTTTGTCGATATGGATCAGGCGCGCGAGCAGCTTGCGCAAGCCAAGGCCAGCGGCGATGCCCAGCGCATGGCGCTGGCCGAGCGCGGCATGCGCAACGCCGAGCGTTATGAGGCGGCACGCGCCTTTGCACGCATCGTGGCGACCGAAGGCATGAAGCAGGCGCCCAGCGAGCGCTTCTACATCTGCACCGGTGGCGGCCCCGGCATCATGGAGGCCGCCAACCGCGGTGCCCATGATGCAGGTGCGCCCAATGTGGGGCTGAACATCTATCTGCCTCACGAGCAGCATGGCAACCCCTACATCACGCCGGGGCTGAGCTTCAAGTTCCACTACTTTGCGCTGCGCAAAATGCATTTCATGATGCGGGCCAAGGCGCTGGTGGCCTTCCCTGGCGGCTTCGGCACCATGGACGAGCTGTTTGAAGTGCTGACGCTGGTGCAGACCCACAAGAGCAAGCCCGTGCCCGTGATCCTGTTCGGCACGGAGTTCTGGAAGCGGGTGCTGAACTTCGACGTGCTGGTGGAGGAGGGCACCATTTCCGCCAAGGACCTGAACCTGTTCCGCTACACCGATGATCCGGCCGAGGCCTGGTCCTTCATCCAGCAGTTCTATCAGACCGGCTGGAACAACGGATAAGCGTTCACACCACTGCCCCCGAGCCGCGAGAAGGTTTTCCTCTGGCGGTTTTTTTATTGCGCATCAACGCATGGACGATAGCTTCTGCGGAGTCAGCGCTCGGGCCTGCTTCGGCCTATATGCCATGCAGCGATTGCTCGGCCAGTTGCTGGGCGCGCGCGATCGAAATGCCTTCGTGCTGGTCGATGACCAGCGCATCGATCTCGTTGTCGCCGCGGTGCAGCACCACGCGCGGGCGTGTGCCGTCGGCCTGGATATGCACATCGGCCGGGCGTGACTTCTGCGTGGGGTAGACGGCAATCAGATTGGACAGCCAGCCAAAGAAAATCGGGTCTTCGGGCGGTTTGTCGAAGGAGTCCAGATAGCGGTGAAAGCTGGCTTCGCTGGCCGACACCCAGATGCCCCAGAGAAAGGGCTCGTCCAGGCCATGGATCGGCACTTCCAGAATGGCGCGCACATAGTATTGCGTGCCTTCGGGATGGCTGATCACGCAGAGCTCGTCGCTCAGCTCGGCCCATGCCTCGCGTTCTTGCTCGCTCAGGCGTCGGTAGGGTGCAGGGGCATCGAAAGCAAAGCTCGGCGATCCTTCGTGAATCTCATCGCATTTGCTGCATTGGTAGGCAAAGATGGCGGCCATGGGGTGAGCTTTCAACGTTTGTGAAATACCAGCGTGCGGTTATTGGCCGGCATGGCCTGGTCGAGCTGCAGCTCCATGCCGTGTTCTGCGGCCAGCGTCACGATGGCTTCAAAATCGCGCAGGCCGCTGCGCGCATCGCGCTGGCGCAGCCAGGCGTCGAAGGCGCGGTTGCTGTCGCTGGTGAAGTGGCCGCCATAGTTGAACGGGCCATAGACGGCAAACACGCCGCCCACGGGAAGATGTGACCCCACCAGCTCGAACATGCGCTGCACCAGCGGCCAGGCCACGATATGACAGGTATTGCTGGTGAAGACGGCATCGAAGCCGGATGAATCCGCAGTTGCCGGCCAGGCATCGGTCGCCAGGTCGAACTCCAGCGGCGCACGCAGATTGGGAGCGCCTTGGGCGGCGTGCCAGGCCCGGATGCCTGCATGACTGTCGGCCAGGTCACTGGTCTGCCAGAGCAGCTGCGGCAGGCGCGGTGCGAAGTACACGCTATGCTGGCCTGTGCCGGAGCCTATCTCCAGCACATGCCGGCAGTGCTGGAGGGCGGATTGCAGCACCTCGAAGATTGCGGCCTGATTGTTTTCGCAGGCCTGGGAAAAAGGCAGCTGCGGTGCTGTCGATGAAGAGTTGGAGGTCATAGGGGACTCGGCGGGCAGACACAGTAAATGGTGCTGGCATCTTCGCCCGAAATGCCAAGTCCGCGCAGTGCGACGGCCTTCAGGGCTTGAAGCGCAGCCTGATCTCGGGCCGAACGTTCAAGCTGCCGATTTTCCAGCTGTACGAGCCAAGGCCCAGCGTGGGTGTGGAGCTGGCGTTTTGCGAGAGTACCTCGGCATTGCCGGGCAGGCTGACTTTCAGGTTGCCATTCATGGTGATGCCCAGTTGCGCAAAGTCTCTCTTTTCCTTGTCCTTGAGTGGCTTGGCGGCAATCGTCATCACGCCGTTCCTGTCGGTCTGCACGGTGAACAAGTCCAGCAATCGCAGGCCTTCGCCGGGCTTGCGCTGGCCGGCAATCTCCAGTGCATAGCGGGCATTGCCGTTGTAGACGGCTTTCCTGACCTCGGGTTCGCGGCTCAGTTGCTGTGCTTGCTCTGCCAGCTCGCGGTGGTCTTTCTCGCTCAGCACGCCCTGTTTTCTGAGCTTCATCACGGCCAGGGCATTCACCACCGTACCGTCAAAGCGGTAGCTGTAGCTGCCGTCTGGCTGTACGTCCACAGCGGCGGAGAATCGCTCGGGCACCAGGCAGGCGCTCAGCAAGGCGGTGAGGACGGCGGCCGTCGACAGCGCCAAAAGCTTGTGCATGAGGACTCCTTTCGAGCGGCATCGCAGCATCCCGGAATGCAGATGCCTGAGTCATCGTAGAACAAACAGGGATCATGCCAATAGGGGCAGCCATCAAGGCGGTAGGAGCCCTGTCGCAAGACTATTCAAAAAGAGTAGCTGCAATCGTTTACTGTATAAGGGATTCAAGCCATTTTTTTCAATTGGCTTGACCGAGGGCAGGCTCTTACTTGGATTTGGATTCGGCTTTGAGCTGGCTGATGGCTTCCTGAAAGCCCTGCAGATACTTGGAGCGCGTCTGCTCGGCCAGGGCAGGCCACTGCGCGGCTGGCAGGCTCAGCGATTCCAGCGTCAGCCTGGCGGCCAGTTGCGGGTCCCGCGAGGCCTGTACCGCCTGCATGCCGTGCAGATTGATCCAGTGCGGATCGTAGGCGTGGGGCGTGCGGCGATCCCAGTCCACGACTTTGGCAATCAACTCCTGAGCCTTGTCCAGATCCTGAAACAGATAGCGGTTGATGGGGGCTCCATAGCTCTGGTTCATCACATCGACTGCTTGCCTGGCGGTGACGTCTGCACAGCGATTGGCATCGAAGCGGGCACGCAGCTGGCCGGCGTAGTACCAGAAGGCTGCCTCGTCGCGCTGGCCTGCCTTGAACAGCGCCTGCGACAGGACGTAGAAGACCGGAGGCTGAAAGCGCTCGGGTGCGGCGCGTACGCGCTCCAGCACGGCTTGTTGCTGCTGAGGCGTACCCTGGGACAGCAGGCGAAGCGCTTCCTGCCCCAGTCTGGTGTCGATCTGCGCATACACCCCCTGGGGGGACAGTACCTGAGTCGAAGGGGAGGGCTGCGGCTTGGGCGCAGCCGATGGCTGCTGAGTCTGCGCGGAAGCAAAGCCCGAGAGCGCCACCAGCGCACCGGTCACCATCTTTGCTGCGACATGGCTCATGCTGAACTCCTTGTGCTTGCGTTGCAAATCATTCCGGACGGTGTCAGACAAATACCCACTCTGTCGCCTATCTTAAATAGCAAGCGTGTTATCGGTGTCTCGTATTTACCAAGAAGTGTTTATTTCACGGAAAACCAGGCACGGCCTATCTCCCAGGGGCCAGCATGCAGCGCTGGCTGAAACAGGCGTATCAGTCCCTGGCATTGAAGGCGCTGTGATAACTCACTTCACCTTGCGGCAGCGGACCTGCGAAAGACAGGGCCTGAAAATACTCGGCAGGCACTCCGGGCAGCACCAGGCCCGGCACCGCCCGAAAGCCGAAACGCCGGTAGTAGCCCGGGTCACCGAGCAGCACGCATCCCTGCGCGGACTGCGCCTGCAGAGCGCTGATGGCAGTCCGCATCAAGGCGCTGCCTATGCCCTGTTGCTGCTTTTCAGGGAGTACGGAGATCGGGCCCAGGCCAAACCAGTGCTGGCTGCCATCGCTGATGGTGACGGGAGAGACGGCGACATGCCCGACGACCAGTCCGTCGATCTCCGCGACCAGAGACAAGGCAAGAGCCCCGGCCTCACGCAGCGCACGCACGATGAACTGCTCGGTGTGCTCGGAATGCGGTGCGTGCCTGAAGGCGAGGATCGTCACCTGCTCTACGGCCTCGGCATCGGCGGGGAGTTCTGCCCGGATATGCATGGCTTGGTATGGGTTCACGAAAAATCTGGCTCGACTATGCCGCAAATGGGAAAAGAACCGAAGAAATGGCCCATGGCCCTGTTGCGGTCGATGTCCGCGCGGTTGGGCATGAAAAAACCGCCCGAAGGCGGTTCCTTGTTCAGGCAGGCTGCAACAGCGAATCAGGCGCCCGCAACGGCAATGCCCTTGAAATCGCCGGTTGCAATCTTTTCCTTCCAGATGGCAGGGCCGGTGATGTGGGCGCTGGTGCCGCCGGCATCCACGGCCACGGTCACAGGCATGTCGACCACATCGAATTCATAGATGGCTTCCATGCCCAGGTCTTCAAAGCCCACCACCTTGGCCTGCTTGATGGCCTTGGAAACCAGGTAGGCGGCGCCGCCCACGGCCATCAGGTAAGCGCTCTTGTGCTTCTTGATGGCTTCGATGGCGACGGGGCCGCGCTCGGACTTGCCGATCATCGAGATCAGGCCGGTCTGCGACAGCATCATGTCGGTGAACTTGTCCATGCGGGTGGCCGTGGTGGGACCTGCAGGGCCAACCACTTCGTCGCGCACGGGGTCCACGGGGCCGACGTAGTAGATCACTCGGTTGGTGAAGTCCACGGGCAGCTTTTCGCCCTTGGCCAGCATGTCCTGGATGCGCTTGTGGGCCGCATCACGGCCGGTCAACATCTTGCCGTTGAGCAGCAGGGTGTCGCCGGGCTTCCAGCTGGCCACTTCTGCGGGGGTCAGCGTGTTCAGGTCGACCTTCTTGGACTTGTTGTAGTCGGGGTGCCAGTCGATCTTGGGCCAGGTGTCCAGCGAAGGGGCATCCAGGTATACGGGGCCGGAGCCGTCCATCACAAAATGGGCGTGGCGGGTGGCGGCGCAGTTGGGGATCATGGCCACGGGCTTGGAGGCCGCGTGCGTGGGGTACATATTGATCTTGACGTCCAGCACCGTGGTGAGGCCGCCCAGGCCTTGGGCGCCAATGCCCAGGGCGTTGATCTTCTCGAACAGCTCCAGACGCAGCTTTTCCACGTCGTCGAGCTCTGCACCGCTGGCAGCTTTCTGCTGCAGCTCGTACATGTTCAGGTCTTCCATCAGGCTTTCCTTGGCCAGCAGCACAGCCTTCTCGGCCGTGCCGCCGATGCCGATGCCCAGCATGCCGGGAGGGCACCAGCCGGCGCCCATGGTGGGGACGGTCTTCAGAACCCAGTCCACCAGGTCATCGCTGGGGTTCATCATGATCATCTTGGACTTGTTCTCGGAGCCGCCGCCCTTGGCAGCCACGGTCACGTCCACCTTGTCGCCGGGCACGATCTGCACATTGATCACGGCGGGAGTGTTGTCCTTGGTGTTCTTGCGCTTGAAGTGCGGGTCGGCCACGACCGAGGCACGCAGCGTGTTGTCAGGGTGGTTGTAGCCGCGGCGCACGCCTTCGTTGATGGCGTCTTCCAGGCCCATGGTGAAGCCTTCCCACTTGACGTCCATGCCCACTTTCAGGAACACGTTGACGATGCCGGTGTCCTGACAGATGGGGCGCTGGCCGGTGGCAGCCATCTTGGAGTTGGTCAGGATCTGAGCCATCGCATCCTTGGCCGCAGGGCTTTGCTCGCGCTCATAGGCACGGGCCAGATGCTGGATGAAATCCGGCGTGTGGTAGTAACTGATGTACTGCAGGGCACCTGCGATCGAATCGATCAGGTCCTGCTGGCGGATGGAGGTCGTCATCGTGAAGCTTCTCGGGGGTTGCAATCTGTACGCGTGGGGCGCGCACGGTAAACCCATCGATTATCGGCCCAGACGACAAATCTTGCAGCCATAACCCACCAGTCTTATATATGACTTGCGGGCGTTTTGCGGAGCTCAGCCGGTCAGCGATCCGAGGATGGACGCCGAGAAGTCGGCCTGGCCTGCGCGCTGATCGCCTCTTGCCCAGGCCAGCAGGCTGTCCGCCGGCATGGGACGCGCATAGAAGTAGCCCTGCAGCTCATCGCATTGCATGTCGATCAGAATGTCCCGTTGCCCTGCGGTCTCCACACCTTCGGCCACCACGCGCAGGCCCAGGGCATGGGCCAGGCGCACGACGGCATGGACCACCGCGCGGGCATCTTCCTCGGTTTCCAGGTCGCGGATGAAGCTGCGGTCGATCTTCAGCTGCTGGGCAGGCAGCTGACGCAGATAGTTGAGGCTGGAGTAGCCGGTGCCGAAGTCGTCGATCGAGAGAAAGATGCCGATATCGCGCAACTCCTCGATTGCACGCTGTGTGGCCTGGGTGTCCTCCATGGCCACGGACTCGGTGATCTCGCACAGCAGCTGGCTGGCCTGCACATCGTGGCGCAGCAGCGTCTGGGTGATGCGATCTGCCAGGCCGCTTTCGCGCAGCTGGTGCACGGAAAGATTGATCGCCACCCGCATCTGCAGTCCCATGTTGCGCCACAGGGCGAGCTGGCGGCAGGCTTCTTCAATGACCCAGTTGCCCAGGCTGTTGATGATGCCGAAGCGCTCGGCCAGGGGGATGAAGATGTCCGGGGCGATCATGCCGCGTTCGGGGTGCGCCCAGCGCAGCAGCGCCTCGACCCCGATGATGTTGCCGCGCTCGCCGTCGATCTTGGGCTGGTAATGCAGCTCCATCTGGCCGCGCTGGATGGCGTTGCGCAGGTCGTTTTGCAGCTCCAGCTGCTCTGAGGCGTCGCTGCCCATATGCGGCTCGAACACGGCAAAGCCGTTGCCGCCATTGCGTTTGGCGGCGTACATGGCCGCATCGGCGTTGGCGATCAGGTGATCGCGGTCGCCATGGTCGGGAAAGGCCACGATGCCGATGGAGCAGGTGATCTGCAGCTCCTTGTTGCCAAGCTGGAAGGGCTGGCTCAGGGCCTTGAGAATGCGGTTGGCCACCGCCATGCAGGCGGCCACATCCTGGGTGTCTTCCAGCAGCACCAGGAATTCATCCCCGCCGACCCGGGCCACGGTATCGCTGCTGCGAGCTTCCGCCATCAGCCGCTCGGCCGCGCTGACGAGGATCTGGTCGCCCGCGGCATGGCCGAAGGAGTCGTTGATGGGCTTGAAGCCGTCCAGATCCACGAACAGAATGCCCAGCCTCTCCTTGGTGCGAGAGCGGTTGGCGCGCTCCAGGCGCAGCAGGGCGTGGATGAGACGATCCTCGAACAGCAGCCGGTTGGGCAGGTTGGTCAGCGGATCGGCAAAGGCGCGCTGGCGCAGCTCGGTATTGGCCAGCTGCAGCTTGGCATTGGTTTCCTGCAGTGACTGGTTGAGCTTGAAGGCCGTGCTCTGCAGGCGCGCATCGAGCAGGGTGCTGAACAGCGCTGCGATCAGCAGCATCACCGTGGTGATGATGATGATGGTGGTGAGCTCGGGGCCGCTCAGCGCCTCCGCACTCAGGCAGACCGAGCCGCTGGCAAAGCTGGCGGCCGACATGCCGGTGTAGTGCATGCCGCAGATGGCAAAGCCCATGACCAGTGCCGCCAAAGACTGGAACAGCCACATTCGCTTGCCGGAGAGCGAGAACAGTGCGCGAAACAGATTCAGCGCCGTGGCCGAGGCCATTACCGCGATCAGAGCGGAGGCCGCCACCAGAGACCAGTCCCAGGCAATCGGGATGGACATCTCGATGGCCAGCATGCCCAGGTAGTGCATGGCGCAGATGCCGCCGCCCATGAGCAGCGAGGCCGCGAGAAAATGGGGCCAGCGGTATTCGGCCCTGGTCGCCACGCCGAAGGCCAATGCGGAGGCCGCGACCGCCGCAACCCAGGAGGCCAGCGTCAGGGCACCGCTGTAGCCGAGCGTGATGGGCAGCTCGAAGGCCTGCATGCCGATGAAGTGCATGGCCCAGACCCCCGTGCCCATGACCATGGCGCCGATGGCCCACCAGATGCGTCCTATCCTGCCCGAGGCCATGCGCATGCGACGGGCCAGGCCCAGCGTCACAAAGGAGGCAGACACCGCGATGACGATGGAGACACACACCATCATCGCGCTGTAGCTTGATGTCATGAAGGTGTTGGCGACAGGGGCGGAGAGATCAGTGAACATTGATGTGGCGGTCCAGCAAGGCCGGTCGGATTCTTTGTCCGATATTGATTTAATGTAACTATGTATTTCTGGCCTTGCCGGCGCAGGGGTGTTGCCTCGATTGTGCTTGCCGCCCCTCGGGCTGAGCTAGCATGGACCGGTTGTGGAAGTCGCCCGCCTGGCGGTGGGTCGACTTCCGTTTCCGGCCAACGGCAGCCAAATTTTCAGCCAGCTGCGCCGAGTTGTATGCAAGGAGCGATTCCATGACAGTCACCCGCCAGGAAAAAGACACTTTTGGCCTGATCGATGTACCCGCCGACAAACTCTGGGGTGCTCAGACGCAGCGCTCGCTGCAGAATTTTGACATCAGCGGCGAGCAGCAACCGCGTGAAATCATTGCTGCGCTGGCGCAGGTCAAGAAAGCCTCTGCCAGCGTCAACCAGGCGCTGGGTCTGCTGGACGAGAAAAAGTCCAGGGCCATCAATGCGGCCGCCGACGAGGTGCTCGCGGGCAGGCATCCCGACGAGTTCCCTCTGGTGGTCTGGCAGACCGGTTCCGGCACCCAGACCAATATGAACGTCAACGAAGTACTGGCCAACCGGGCCAGCGAGCTGATGGGCGGCGAACGTGGTGAAGCCCGTCTGGTGCACCCGAACGACGATGTGAACAAGAGCCAGTCCAGCAACGATGTCTATCCCACGGCCATGCATGTGGCGGCGGTGACGGCCATCGAGCACAAGCTGCTGCCCGCCATCGCCAAGCTGCGTGTCACGCTGCTAGCCAAGA
This DNA window, taken from Comamonas testosteroni TK102, encodes the following:
- a CDS encoding DUF938 domain-containing protein encodes the protein MTSNSSSTAPQLPFSQACENNQAAIFEVLQSALQHCRHVLEIGSGTGQHSVYFAPRLPQLLWQTSDLADSHAGIRAWHAAQGAPNLRAPLEFDLATDAWPATADSSGFDAVFTSNTCHIVAWPLVQRMFELVGSHLPVGGVFAVYGPFNYGGHFTSDSNRAFDAWLRQRDARSGLRDFEAIVTLAAEHGMELQLDQAMPANNRTLVFHKR
- a CDS encoding GNAT family N-acetyltransferase, whose product is MHIRAELPADAEAVEQVTILAFRHAPHSEHTEQFIVRALREAGALALSLVAEIDGLVVGHVAVSPVTISDGSQHWFGLGPISVLPEKQQQGIGSALMRTAISALQAQSAQGCVLLGDPGYYRRFGFRAVPGLVLPGVPAEYFQALSFAGPLPQGEVSYHSAFNARD
- a CDS encoding putative bifunctional diguanylate cyclase/phosphodiesterase, which encodes MFTDLSAPVANTFMTSSYSAMMVCVSIVIAVSASFVTLGLARRMRMASGRIGRIWWAIGAMVMGTGVWAMHFIGMQAFELPITLGYSGALTLASWVAAVAASALAFGVATRAEYRWPHFLAASLLMGGGICAMHYLGMLAIEMSIPIAWDWSLVAASALIAVMASATALNLFRALFSLSGKRMWLFQSLAALVMGFAICGMHYTGMSAASFASGSVCLSAEALSGPELTTIIIITTVMLLIAALFSTLLDARLQSTAFKLNQSLQETNAKLQLANTELRQRAFADPLTNLPNRLLFEDRLIHALLRLERANRSRTKERLGILFVDLDGFKPINDSFGHAAGDQILVSAAERLMAEARSSDTVARVGGDEFLVLLEDTQDVAACMAVANRILKALSQPFQLGNKELQITCSIGIVAFPDHGDRDHLIANADAAMYAAKRNGGNGFAVFEPHMGSDASEQLELQNDLRNAIQRGQMELHYQPKIDGERGNIIGVEALLRWAHPERGMIAPDIFIPLAERFGIINSLGNWVIEEACRQLALWRNMGLQMRVAINLSVHQLRESGLADRITQTLLRHDVQASQLLCEITESVAMEDTQATQRAIEELRDIGIFLSIDDFGTGYSSLNYLRQLPAQQLKIDRSFIRDLETEEDARAVVHAVVRLAHALGLRVVAEGVETAGQRDILIDMQCDELQGYFYARPMPADSLLAWARGDQRAGQADFSASILGSLTG
- a CDS encoding DUF2199 domain-containing protein encodes the protein MAAIFAYQCSKCDEIHEGSPSFAFDAPAPYRRLSEQEREAWAELSDELCVISHPEGTQYYVRAILEVPIHGLDEPFLWGIWVSASEASFHRYLDSFDKPPEDPIFFGWLSNLIAVYPTQKSRPADVHIQADGTRPRVVLHRGDNEIDALVIDQHEGISIARAQQLAEQSLHGI
- a CDS encoding TIGR00730 family Rossman fold protein, encoding MQISSPLSDTDLANAWAELHNQAHNGKELEPQSNRLAFADPEFMFRRETRGIRMQLEMLKPDLTQIERGIEHTVVVYGSARFVDMDQAREQLAQAKASGDAQRMALAERGMRNAERYEAARAFARIVATEGMKQAPSERFYICTGGGPGIMEAANRGAHDAGAPNVGLNIYLPHEQHGNPYITPGLSFKFHYFALRKMHFMMRAKALVAFPGGFGTMDELFEVLTLVQTHKSKPVPVILFGTEFWKRVLNFDVLVEEGTISAKDLNLFRYTDDPAEAWSFIQQFYQTGWNNG
- a CDS encoding fumarate hydratase, whose translation is MTTSIRQQDLIDSIAGALQYISYYHTPDFIQHLARAYEREQSPAAKDAMAQILTNSKMAATGQRPICQDTGIVNVFLKVGMDVKWEGFTMGLEDAINEGVRRGYNHPDNTLRASVVADPHFKRKNTKDNTPAVINVQIVPGDKVDVTVAAKGGGSENKSKMIMMNPSDDLVDWVLKTVPTMGAGWCPPGMLGIGIGGTAEKAVLLAKESLMEDLNMYELQQKAASGAELDDVEKLRLELFEKINALGIGAQGLGGLTTVLDVKINMYPTHAASKPVAMIPNCAATRHAHFVMDGSGPVYLDAPSLDTWPKIDWHPDYNKSKKVDLNTLTPAEVASWKPGDTLLLNGKMLTGRDAAHKRIQDMLAKGEKLPVDFTNRVIYYVGPVDPVRDEVVGPAGPTTATRMDKFTDMMLSQTGLISMIGKSERGPVAIEAIKKHKSAYLMAVGGAAYLVSKAIKQAKVVGFEDLGMEAIYEFDVVDMPVTVAVDAGGTSAHITGPAIWKEKIATGDFKGIAVAGA